One region of Thunnus albacares chromosome 20, fThuAlb1.1, whole genome shotgun sequence genomic DNA includes:
- the tbx6 gene encoding T-box transcription factor TBX6, which yields MLSVEMFPSLALGPQRIGDCFYRDREPPAHMPLFPPTCDVAQRLLAPPPVPNEPAAKTQKDEVKMELENASLWKQFSSVGTEMIITKKGRRMFPGLRLKLSGLNPTLRYILLLDIIPVDNSRYRFQGGGWQAVGGAEARLPDRVFIHPDSPATGAHWQSRTISFHYAKLTNNTLDSQGHIILHSLHRYQPRVHVIEARDVLRWGGGQHSFVFPETQFITVTAYQNNKITELKINSNPFAKGFREDGMNSKKQRDARQKRKISALTETLDIVNCDPCDSTQLLPQPAASTDLQALALASLPPLPDPSCGYRPEDAPYQDTLVPEQPLVLGQAFMHSSQMPVSISMTSGMQDTPGSEVTNSIIERSDTMGDPAYTSSFPAAPANSSSFPSASLPQSASFSSLPDSSNTSDPQPSIPPIDYPSTLSSSPTLSSASSSPSLQQTSFTFPTPPPSNSSSPQPLLSSSSPSSNTYHTIPPPNPEMISPHTPTDTSFPPPSSSCQSGLQDQMSAHSLLSQGEPITSGNNSPNDQSSAAFIYPNILPANPDPAPVHAQPLPNQNQPPAPTLPCSLPTHGASTSFPFHSVPPHMQNLSFPNVSPSSAHPTLHLPNLSHQAQAPALAAAFPPPSSFTHPSSSLPHPPFQPSSCLAVSSSFQQSSAPSLPPATHPQNLPNAPAASSTSSTSSYPSVEIGTIPQFNPPAPYRPEMMLHHPSLLPQLDPSLPSCLPSSAAPPTLYPAFSSYPLRLCQDPHSSLSIPLRHLYRQHQHGHAHPQGAYLDMSARAMF from the exons ATGCTTAGCGTGGAGATGTTCCCCAGTTTGGCTCTGGGACCTCAGAGGATCGGAGACTGCTTCTACAGAG ACCGGGAGCCTCCCGCCCACATGCCGCTGTTCCCTCCCACCTGTGATGTGGCCCAGAGGCTTCTGGCCCCTCCCCCTGTCCCCAACGAGCCCGCCGCCAAAACCCAAAAAGATGAGGTGAAGATGGAGCTGGAGAACGCGTCTTTATGGAAACAGTTCAGCTCAGTGGGCACAGAGATGATCATCACAAAGAAGGGCAG GCGGATGTTTCCTGGGTTGAGGTTGAAGCTGTCGGGCCTGAATCCAACTCTTCGTTACATCCTTCTCTTGGACATCATCCCCGTGGACAACTCACGCTATCGTTTCCAAGGCGGTGGTTGGCAGGCTGTTGGCGGGGCCGAGGCCAGGCTACCAGACCGGGTGTTCATACACCCAGATTCCCCTGCCACTGGTGCTCACTGGCAAAGCCGCACCATTTCCTTTCACTACGCCAAGCTCACCAACAACACACTGGACTCACAGGGACAT ATCATCCTCCACTCGTTGCATCGCTACCAGCCCAGAGTTCATGTGATTGAAGCCAGAGACGTGCTTAGGTGGGGCGGAGGGCAGCACTCCTTCGTTTTCCCTGAGACCCAGTTTATCACTGTCACTGCCTACCAGAACAACAAG ATCACAGAGCTGAAGATCAACTCTAACCCGTTTGCTAAAGGCTTCAGAGAGGATGGCATGAATAGCAAAAA acaaaGAGATGCAAGACAGAAGCGCAAAATCTCTGCCCTGACAGAAACTTTGGATATAG TGAACTGTGATCCATGTGACTCCACTCAGCTTTTGCCGCAGCCCGCGGCCAGCACAGACCTCCAGGCCCTCGCCCTGGCCTCTCTGCCGCCACTGCCCGACCCCTCCTGTGGGTATAGACCAGAGGACGCCCCCTACCAGGACACGCTTGTTCCAGAGCAGCCTCTGGTCCTTGGCCAggcattcatgcattcatccCAGATGCCTGTCAGCATCTCCATGACCAGTGGGATGCAGGACACACCAGGAAGTGAGGTCACAAACAGTATCATTGAAAG ATCAGACACTATGGGTGACCCTGCTTACACCTCCAGCTTCCCTGCTGCTCCGGccaactcctcctccttcccctcagCATCTCTTCCTCAGTcagcctccttctcctccctccctgaCTCCTCGAATACATCCGATCCTCAGCCCTCCATCCCTCCCATTGACTATCCctccaccctctcctcctctcccacgctctcctccgcctcctcctctccctcgcTGCAGCAGACCTCCTTCACCTTCCCCACCCCGCCCCCTTCCAACTCCTCCTCGCCGCAGCcactcctttcctcctcctccccctcctccaacACCTATCACACCATCCCTCCCCCCAACCCAGAGATGATCAGTCCCCACACACCCACTGACACCTCTTTtcctcccccctcttcctcATGTCAGTCAGGGCTGCAGGATCAAATGTCAGCTCATTCTCTGCTCTCCCAAGGCGAACCTATCACTAGTGGAAATAATTCACCCAATGATCAAAGTTCGGCAGCATTTATTTATCCAAACATCCTGCCTGCAAATCCTGATCCCGCTCCAGTTCATGCTCAACCTCTCCCCAACCAAAACCAACCACCGGCTCCCACACTGCCCTGTTCTCTGCCCACTCACGGTGCTTCTACATCTTTCCCCTTCCACTCTGTCCCACCGCACATGCAGAATCTGTCATTTCCAAATGTGTCTCCCAGCTCTGCCCACCCCACCCTACACCTCCCAAATCTGAGCCACCAAGCCCAAGCTCCCGCCCTTGCTGCTGccttccctcccccctcctccttcactcATCCTTCATCCTCCCTTCCTCACCCTCCTTTCCAACCCTCCTCTTGCTTGGctgtctcctcttctttccaGCAGTCCTCTGCTCCCTCGTTGCCACCAGCAACCCACCCTCAAAACCTGCCTAATGCCCCTGctgcctcctccacctcctccacctcctcgtATCCTTCTGTTGAAATAGGCACCATCCCTCAGTTCAACCCCCCTGCCCCCTATCGGCCAGAGATGATGCTGCACCACCCGTCCCTTCTCCCTCAGCTCGATCCGTCCCTTCCCTCCTGTCTTCCCTCCTCCGCTGCTCCCCCAACTCTCTACCCTGCCTTTTCATCCTACCCTCTCCGGCTTTGTCAGGACCCTCACTCATCCCTCTCCATCCCACTCAGGCATCTGTACAGGCAACACCAGCATGGCCATGCTCACCCTCAGGGGGCCTACCTGGACATGAGCGCAAGAgctatgttttaa
- the cabp5a gene encoding calcium-binding protein 5a, giving the protein MMLLVDDQKSPNEEMSFGAACIFLRGGKNISRELADDEIDELRDAFNEFDKDKDGLISCKDLGNLMRTMGYMPTEMELIELSQNINMNLGGRVDFEDFVELMAPKLLAETAGMIGVKELKDAFKEFDMDGDGEITTEELRSAMTKLMGEHMSRREIDTIVKEADDNGDGTVDFEEFVRMMSHQ; this is encoded by the exons ATGATGCTATTGGTTGATGACCAGAAATCACCAAACGAAG AAATGAGTTTTGGGGCAGCGTGCATTTTCTTGCGGGGAGGGAAAAACATC TCAAGAGAACTGGCGGATGATGAGATTGACG AGCTACGTGATGCCTTCAATGAGTTCGACAAAGACAAGGATGGGCTTATCAGCTGTAAGGATCTGGGGAACCTGATGAGGACAATGGGTTACATGCCCACTGAGATGGAGCTGATTGAGCTGAGccaaaacatcaacatgaacC TTGGTGGCAGAGTCGACTTTGAGGACTTTGTGGAACTGATGGCCCCGAAGCTTCTGGCAGAAACAGCTGGGATGATTGGCGTGAAGGAGCTCAAAGATGCCTTTAAAGAG TTCGACATGGATGGAGATGGAGAAATCACAACAGAGGAGCTGCGTTCAGCCATGACCAAGTTAATGGGAGAGCACATGAGCCGAAGAGAAATAGACACCATCGTGAAAGAAGCAGATGACAACGGTGATGGCACAGTAGACTTCGAAG AGTTTGTCAGAATGATGTCTCATCAATGA
- the nif3l1 gene encoding NIF3-like protein 1 yields the protein MLTGCRNLSWTFLFLTYRRVRTRRSFISQTSLCSSTSTVSSIPLTQPSPTNGHSFFPLHPPVHFFPTRRLSHSALCPGLMELKEVLQVLEQLAPLSLAESWDNVGLLVEPSKSRPVKTILLTNDLTDAVMEEAENMSCDLIISYHPPLFRPIKRLVQKDWKQRLAIRAVEAGMAVFSPHTSWDTVKGGVNDWLVGGLGSGQVSVLNQTHGSASHSHKLEFTVRSAEELNGVMEELKACDSGTTLQHSVSRPNSSGIHVSLTCCDSALTPSVQTLLRHSASCQSLSILKLEKPPLLGHGQGRLSVLDQPVTVATAIQKMKSHLGLSHLRLALGVGHTQESSVCTAAVCAGSGASVLNGIRADLYITGEMSHHEVLDAVAKGTSVLLSDHSNSERGFLAVFRERLAVRLPDSVTVVVSKADRDPLEVV from the exons ATGTTGACTGGATGTAGAAACCTTTCttggacatttttatttctcacctACAGACGTGTTCGTACCAGGAGGAGCTTCATCTCACAGacttctctctgctcctctaCCTCAACAGTTTCGTCCATCCCTCTGACTCAACCTTCACCCACTAACGGTCACAGCTTCTTCCCTCTACATCCACCCGTTCACTTCTTTCCCACCCGCCGCCTCTCTCATTCTGCTCTTTGTCCCGGTCTGATGGAGCTAAAGGAAGTTCTCCAGGTGTTGGAGCAGCTGGCTCCTCTGTCGCTGGCTGAGTCATGGGACAATGTTGGCCTGCTGGTTGAGCCGAGCAAATCTCGACCTGTTAAAACCATCCTGCTAACCAATGACCTCACAGATGCTGTCATGGAGGAAGCAGAGAACATGAGCTGTGATCTTATAATATCATATCACCCTCCGCTTTTTCGGCCAATCAAGCGCCTGGTTCAGAAAGACTGGAAGCAGCGATTGGCCATCCGGGCTGTGGAGGCCGGGATGGCGGTCTTCTCCCCCCATACTTCATGGGATACTGTTAAAGGAGGAGTAAACGACTGGCTGGTCGGCGGACTTG GTAGCGGTCAGGTGTCTGTGCTGAATCAGACGCATGGCAGCGCCTCCCACAGTCACAAACTGGAGTTCACAGTCAGGAGTGCTGAAGAATTAAATGGTGTTATGGAGGAACTGAAGGCTTGTGACAGTGGAACAACACTACAGCATTCAGTCAGCAG ACCCAACAGCAGTGGGATCCATGTCAGCTTAACCTGCTGTGACTCAGCGCTGACCCCCAGTGTCCAGACTCTGTTACGACACAGCGCCTCCTGCCAGTCCCTCAGTATCCTGAAGTTAGAAAAG CCCCCTCTCCTGGGACATGGTCAAGGACGACTCAGTGTTTTGGACCAGCCAGTAACTGTGGCAACAGCCATCCAGAAAATGAAGTCCCACTTGGGGTTAAGTCACCTCCGTTTGGCTCTGGGAGTTGGACACACGCAAG AGTCCTCTGTGTGCACTGCGGCTGTGTGTGCTGGATCTGGGGCCTCAGTACTGAATGGAATCAGAGCAGACCTCTACATCACAG GTGAGATGTCCCACCATGAAGTTCTGGACGCTGTGGCAAAGGGAACCAGCGTCCTCCTCAGTGACCATAGCAACAGCGAGCGGGGTTTTCTGGCCGTGTTCAGAGAGAGACTGGCAGTGCGTCTTCCCGACAGTGTAACAGTGGTGGTGTCGAAGGCTGACAGAGACCCTCTGGAGGTTGTCTGA